CTAAAATCGCTCGTAGTTTACCTTTAAGGGATGAACCAGGTAAATAAGGCTGCTGTGTAATTGGATCGCGAATGACAGGTTTATCTAATCCTCCAATATCTAAATTTTCACCACCACCGCCAATGTGTAATCCTGTTTTGACGAGCAAATTGCTAGTTATAACTAACTTTCCTAATAATTCTTTTTGGGGTCTATCAATGACTTCCGACATAACTATTTTCCTCCTTCTGCTTTGTGATAAGCAATAATTGATTCAATGAATTGAACTAAGCGATTAAAGTCTTCGATACTGTGAACTTTGTCAATTGCGGTAGACATAACTTGACTAAGGGGTTTTGCCGCTCTTTGTCTTGCTGCTGCATAAGCTAATTTTGGTTTGAGGAGAACAATATCAGGCTCTATTTTGACGAAAACATCTTTTTGGGTTTCGGTTTGAGCAATTTGTGATTTGATGCGATTAATTGCATCTAAAAATTTTCTGATTTGGTTAGTTTCTAACCTTTGTCTTTTGAGAGCGGGACCTAATTCTTGAGCGTGTTCGACAAGAAGACGAATTGGATAAGTTTGTAAAGTTCCTGGTAGATCGT
The window above is part of the Oscillatoria salina IIICB1 genome. Proteins encoded here:
- the csm2 gene encoding type III-A CRISPR-associated protein Csm2, with the protein product MTQPPNKPKFSQKSDTNRKKHSTNKVSNEPNRDHTEEIVKKINDLPGTLQTYPIRLLVEHAQELGPALKRQRLETNQIRKFLDAINRIKSQIAQTETQKDVFVKIEPDIVLLKPKLAYAAARQRAAKPLSQVMSTAIDKVHSIEDFNRLVQFIESIIAYHKAEGGK